cgacacgcaatttttgacgtataaatacgccgtggcagtgaacgtgttaatATGCTTGATACAAGTACAGTAGTTAGAAATCTTAGAGGATTGGATAGCACTCACTCAATTTTATCTCAAAACGTACTCAAATGcagtaaatattaattttgtaatccAATTTTTTAAGGTGACAATTTGCATGATAACGCCTGtgataatattatcattaataatgaCCAAATAGAACTACTTTAGATTTTACAGGTAAACAAGTTTCATAAGTTTCACTGTAAAGAAAAGCTCTTAAATTGTTTTGCAACAGTATACTCTACAAAGAGATATATACCTTACCATAGAAAGACGTATAGAGAAAGAGATAAGAAAGGTCTATTCTTAGAGATGTTAAATGTAGAATCAATTAGCACAGCCTGTGTATTACTCTACCAAACTCCTTCTTAGAGATGTTGAATGTAGAATCATTTACCAAACTCCTTACTAATTTACAACACTTACATTTTCATTAACcaaaacattttcttttcaaataaaTCATTTAGGTGAAGTTAAAGGATAGCTATCAACAAAGAAACCTGAACCGGAATAAGCAACAAGCATCACATCCTACCCTTAATCAAACTCAGacacaaaaattaaaaagtcTTCTCAGAGAAGAGTAAGTCAGTTTTTAGTAAATGTTCTTGCTggtactttattattatactatatatgTAGATCTAGCATATTTCTTAATGTAAATTGTTGTATGTGGTCACTTTAATTTATTATccgaaaaaaaaagaaatttgtacAATTAATTTTGTGTATTAAGTAGATGTatgaaattcatatttttactattttcttTTAGGGGAGAAAACATAGCAGGTTTGGTAAACGAAGTAAAAGATATTTCTATGCATATATGAATGATCCACTACACAACACAATCAACCTATACTAACATGGGTTGACTGTCGATACCATGAAGGGGAGCAATCGATTATGTGGTCGGTCGTTGTCTCGACCTAGAATCCACCAAAACTATGTCACAGAATCAAGTGAGGAAGCACATACCATATGTCACTGCATGGACAAGACAGCATAACTAGTTCCTCTTAACATGACAAATGTCACGTGTATAGTGGACAACATGTAAGGGACTAATATCATTGTTAAGTTCAATCTTACATCTAGTGCTAGAATAGCTACATTGGATTCTACAGTATTTCAATAGAATATACTAATATGTACAAAGAAGTACTGTACAATTAATGGTGCTGAGCTATGAagacctaaagctctgtctacactatcaaactagtgtgatgtgcccaaacatggtagtggtatgaatgcttaaatatggtagtcatgtcaatatatgggcacatcacattttttgtcacatgaagatTTCACAGAGCTTTAACATGGTGACACATTTCACCTTTTTATAGTGGACAACAATAGCTATATTGgattttacagtatttaaacagAATAAAGTAATGTACAAAGTGCTACTGTACAATTAATGTTGCTGAGCTGTGAAGATTAAACAGTATGAAATAcgtttttataataatgtaatacaattttgtaaataaaaaaacgGCAGATTTTAtgactatttttatttctatgtgTAATCAACATCAGTATCCATAAACAATGGACATTCATGTAAAATGATAATGGACATTCACATTCATGTAAAATGATAATGGGCATTCACATTCATGTAAAATGAGAATGGACATTCACATTCACGTAAAATGAGAATGGACATTCACATTCATGTAAAACGTTCCTACTACAATCCCATACATTTAACATTTCATGCACCTTGGtttaatatatacaataataaaagaCTTCAATACTAATAACTATCTATGATCAACATTTCCTATAAAAGGTTTTGACAGATAAGTATACACATATACTGCAATATAGTTTTCATATAGGTGTTCTTTCTATCTAATACACACTTGCAGAACCAGGtggtatactgtacattgaatAATTTGCTTACAACAAGACGTTCTTTGTGTACAGCAGGTAACTAAAAGCTAAAATGGAACTAAAAAAGCACCAAATATGTTATTCTTAATATCTATAATTACAATACTGTATGACTTGATATTTTAAATcagtttttagtttaaaaaatctTGTTTCCAATCAGTTGGTTAATGTACGTTTGTCATATCTCCATGGTCTTTTATTGAATGGCACACAAGTAATGAACCAAATCATACTATTATACATAAACAAGTCTGCTTGCCATTCACTTGTTAAAAAGGTTCTTCAGTTTTTCCCTATCCTCTGTGTCTTTTTGCTTTTGTTTCATCTCCATTTTTTTCAGTTCTTTTTTAACAGCTGTTGTCAGGCTGGGATCTAGTTCCACTGCACGTTCAAAATCTTTCTCAGCCTCCGTAAAATTCCAACAAGCAGAATGAGCCTTGCCTCTTCTAAATAATGCTTTTACATTATCTGAAAATATGAAATACTTAGTTTAAAATGTGAAAGTAATTTAACGTAGTACATACATTTTAGGTAAACATAAAAATGAAACAGAACTTTTCACATGCGGCATATACACCTGCTTGCTCAAAAACAAACAGAGTGGCGAACACAAGTGAGACTCAATGTCTAATGACGATTAGTGTCTAAGAAGATGATGATACTTGTTTTACAAAGAATTAAATTAAGTATCAACTTACTACGATCTTTATCAAGGACTGAAGAAGTATGTTCAATAACTACCGGATAATCTTCACTAATCAGCTTACATTGTGAATAGTTCAGTAAAAATGGAATCCTTAACTTATCCAATTTGAACCAAGCCTCTGTGCCAGGCTGTTCATGGATCAATAAATTCTCCAAACATCCGAGAGCTTCTGCGTATTTTGCTTCTGCTTCTGCAAACTGTTTGTCTTGATACAGTCGGTTACCGTCCTCTTTGAGACGAGGCAAAGCATTTAGTTTTTCGTCGTCAGTCATTGCCCATGTTTCTTTTTCATACTGACCAGGAAATTTGATGTTCAAAAGGTCAAAGGTGAACTTAAGGGGTTGTGGGTTACGTACAAGTTCATTTAGGTCACTGTGACCCATATCTGGTGCTTTCATTTGAGCCATGCCTCCGCAACAATGGTGTTTGTTCTCTGCGGTAGACTTGGTACCGGTTGCAAATTCTCTGAGCTTCTGCGCTACAGTAGGATATGCAGACACTTgctaaataaaaatcaaaattaagAATTGTTAcatcattgtacagtattagtAAATATAGAGCCAAGATATTTATAAATCTAAAATTGAgttatagaaataaaaaaaagtacttCTAAATTTGGaaaactattattaattaatttcaacacGTCATTTAGATACATTGGTATTTTTACTAACAGCATTCCTGATATTAATCCTATTAATATCTTAACATTAATAGTAATGCACCTCGGGGGGAACTGTAAATTCTGCAACCTCTTGAGGGCGCATTGTCTTCAAACATTGTTCCCAAACTGTAAGCTTGAATTGTTTTCCGATGATAATCTCCATTGGTTTTGTCTTGCGGCTGTCATCAATAACCGTATTCTCATCATTGCATAGTTGTGTTTTATAGTGAAAATATAGCtagtgaaaaataaaatgtatttgtgaaatataggcctatatatcatTTCtgatttaataaaacaataacatatttaatataattgatcagtaattttaatgttattaatattcatgtatataaatattattattaatacactTATGGTTCTGACAAACTAACATTACTTTCCATAATGGAGAATGGCTATCACGACCTCTCGCGCTTCATACCGTATGTACTGGCTGGTGGCCTAGCTGTCAAGACGACGACGAAGTTGCCCACGACTAGACGACCGCTCTACTCTCCTCCTTATCCCTCTTTTTGAGAGTAGGAGATGAGGAGGCCTAGCAATAACTACAAATTATAACAAACTAATAAACTCAAATACAATATTA
This is a stretch of genomic DNA from Antedon mediterranea chromosome 3, ecAntMedi1.1, whole genome shotgun sequence. It encodes these proteins:
- the LOC140045541 gene encoding AH receptor-interacting protein-like, which codes for MEGLRELSEIGVTKRVLAAGSADLQDYPYATKLYFHYKTQLCNDENTVIDDSRKTKPMEIIIGKQFKLTVWEQCLKTMRPQEVAEFTVPPEQVSAYPTVAQKLREFATGTKSTAENKHHCCGGMAQMKAPDMGHSDLNELVRNPQPLKFTFDLLNIKFPGQYEKETWAMTDDEKLNALPRLKEDGNRLYQDKQFAEAEAKYAEALGCLENLLIHEQPGTEAWFKLDKLRIPFLLNYSQCKLISEDYPVVIEHTSSVLDKDRNNVKALFRRGKAHSACWNFTEAEKDFERAVELDPSLTTAVKKELKKMEMKQKQKDTEDREKLKNLFNK